AGCGCTGAAGgaaggatgatgatgacgaccgTGACCACCACGGTCATGGTGACCGCGCTCGTCACGCCCACAACATGCGCAAGCACACAGGTGGGGACGCCTACCGCGAGCGGGAGCACTCGCCCAGGTGCAGGACTTGGGGCGGAGGAAGCAGACACAGGGGGCGCCAGCACAAGGAGGCCGCCAACAACGTGGGTGAAGACGCCATGGCCATCAACAGCGAGCCTCAGCAGCTACCTCAATTCAACCCTCTACGCGACAAGAAGGCCATTGAACTGCAATTCATCTTCGCTAATCGCGCCTCGACGATGCAGGAGGTGGCCAAGAATTTTTTGTGCAGGCAACAGGGGATGGTGGACAGGGAACCAACGCATCTGAACACGCTCTTCTACGACTACAACGGCAAAGAAGCAGCTCTGGTAGACAAGCTTCGTCTGCCCCATGAGAGGACTGAAGCCTGGTCCGAGGATCGCGGACTCAAGAAAACAACAGTGACCCACTGATGATCAAGGTGGAAGATGCGTTCGCACGCATACTGGAGGACATACCTGCTGTAGGAAACAAGCAGGACGGTGGCGCCTTCATCTCCGTCCAGCATGTGGAAGCCACCTTGCAGAAGCTTCAAGTGGAAGCTGCCCTGCACGCCCAGGAGCCGGCTAACTTGCCGGATTCGCTGATTTTGGCCAATGACCATGACTCACCTCTGCATCACGCCTTCTTTGACATATTTGATGCTACACAGATGCTGCTCGACCTCACCAACGACATCGATGACACAACATGCCTTTGACGCTGGAAACACCGATGGAGCGGTCAATGGCAACAACACCCTGTCCACCACAATACAGGGAAACCAGAAGCAATGCAGCCCCAGCGGCAACACCCTTGTTAGGGCGTTCTTCACCAGTCGGAGCCAATCCTCCATGAGCCCCCTATGGAGGAGCAAAACTTGCAGGCATGGGCATTCTTCACCAGGCCGGAGCCAATCCTCCATGAGCCCCCAATGGAGGAGCAGATGGAGGAGCAGAACCCGAAGGAAAACAAGGAGATGCCTAAACGTCGCCGTCCACGATGCGTGTTTGACATGTCTATGGTACACCACAGCGCGAGACTATCCACCCATAGACCTATGCCGGCGATTCAACGGGCGCAACACAATCTGTGTCGAAAGCTTGGTCTTCTAACTAATGAAATGCAGCCCATCGAGGCTGCACTGCAGGAGTTCTTAGCTATGTTTCAGGGGCCACTTTCTCAAGATGTGATCAGCGCTGACTGTGGCTTTCAATTTAGAAGACCCTGTTGCTGAGGAGCTTGACACAGCTATGGTCGCGGTGGTAGGAGAAGCCATCACCAACATCTAGGAAGCCAACAACAACTTGCAGGCAGAAGCTCTTCAGGCGGCCACCTGATTTCTTGCTCAGGACCTCATTCAGAGCACTCCAGTCTATTATGTTAACTGCTTTGTCTCAACTATCTAGCAATGCAAGAAGCCATTGCAGCAAGTTTCGGGTATTCAATGACTTACCTTTCAATGGGGTTGTAATCCTAAAGCCAGAACATTTTGATGGCTGCTTAGCTACTTCTGCATGGTCGTTTCTTCACTTGTTGTCTGCGCTTCTGTTGTCTGTGCTCCTATTAATGAAGCTGAGTGTCATCATGTGTCTCTGGTTTTCTTTCTACCACACCGAGAAGCCACAGCTCTTGACCTGCATTGCCTGTCCTACCGATGCTAGAGATACACCATGTCACAAATGAACCTTGAAGTCTTATGTTGTAATGTGAGAGGGCTAAACCAGAGAGCTAGGAGAGACACGGTCTGAGAGACAATCTCCACCACACTATGCCACATTGCGTGTCTGCAAGAAACGAAGCTAAGCGAGATAGACCAATTTACGGTTGCGTATCTGGGAGGGCACATGCTTGACAGTTACACCTACAAACTAGTGGGGGGGCTCAATGGCACGAGGGGCAACATTCTTCTAATGTGAATAGCAAACATATCACGCTTAACAACGTAGTCATAGGAGAGTACCATATCACAGCAAAGGTAATAACGCAAGAAACGACAAACGACTTCAAAATTTCAGTGGTATATGGCCCAACCGGATCCAATAGGAAAGCAGAATTCCTCTCAAAACTTCAAACACAAAAGCCCGAAGCCGGTTCTCAATGGCTCATCCTAGGCAACTTCAATCTAATCTACAAAGCGAGTGACAAAAACAACAACAGGCTAAACCTGAGGCTAATGAACATGTTCAAATAGGCTTTAGACAGCTGACCTACATGAGATTCACCTACAAAATAGAAAATTCACTTGGAGCAATGAAAGACGCAACCCTACTCTTGTTAAGCTTGACAGAGTTTTTGCCAATGAGGAATGGGAACATGCTTTCAGTGACTACATCCTGCACGCCCTCTCCACCTCTTTATCTGACCATTGTCCATTGTTGCTCTCCAACCAATGTGGACTGAAACGCTCAAATCCTTCaaatttgagaatttttggatGATGCTCCCGGGATTCAAGGATACAGTAACCCAGGCATGAAACGTGCAATCACCACATGTTGAACCTTTCCATAGACTTTACCACAAGCTCCATCACATGGCTGTTGCACTGAGGGAGTTGAGCGGCCATCTTATACCAGATGCAAAAATGCAACTGTACATGGCCCTAGAGGTTATACTACGACTAGGCGTAGTGCAAGAACACCGAGCTCTCCGGAAGCCGAGCACCTCCTGCGTAGCCGGCTCAAAACAAGGGCCATGGGACTGGCTGCCGTTGAATGAGCGCGTAAGAACCAAGCGAACAGATTAAGAAACCTTAAGTTAGGAGATGCCAATACACGATTCTTCCATCAATGTGTCAACTCCAGGCACTTAAAAAATTTCATTAAGAAGCTAAAAAAGGGGGGTGGCTAGGCATGCACCCATGAGGAAAAATCAACTGAGATCCATAATTTTTTCAAAGCGACCATGCAGCAACCTCAACCTCATCGCGTGGACTTTAATTGGGACCTCCTAGGGATGAACCAACATGAACTATCCTCGCTAGACTCAACCTTCTCCGAAGCGGAAATTAAAGAAGCCATCCATAAGATGCCGACTGATAGAGCACCAGGGCTAGACGGATACACGGGACCGTTTCTAAAATCATGCTAGGATATTATCAAGCAGGATGTACAATAAATGCTTTCTACTCTCTCTGATGCAACAGTCTCCAACTAATCAACATAGCCAGTATTATCCTATTGCCGAAGAAAGAGGGAGCGGACTCTATACAGGACTTCATGCCCATAGCCTCATGCATTCCTTCATCAAAATCATTACTAAAGCATTGGCAATTAGACTACAACCGCACATGAACTCAGTTGTCTCCAAATGCCAGAGTGCATTCATCAAGAAGCGGAGTATCCATGACAACTTCATGACGGTTCGCAATACGGCTAGACGATATCATAGAAACAAAGTTCCCGCTGTCTTCCTCAAGTTGGATATTGCGAAGGCCTCTGACTCCATTAGGTGGGATTACCTACTCTCTCTACTACAACGCATGGGCTTCCCGACACGTTGGCGCGACTGGATCGCGGCGATACTGTCCACTTCCTCCATCCACGTTCTCCTAAATGGGGTCCCAAACCAGCCTCTGAAGCATGGAAGGGCTTACGGCAAGGCAATCCCCTGTCCCCGCTCCTCTTCCTCATAGCAATTGATCCACTGCAAAAGGCTGCTGGAATTGGCAACTGAGATGGGAATCCTTAGCAGACTATGTGGACAGGCACCGTCATGCCGTATATCGATGTATGCCGACGACGTGGTGATGTTCATCGcaccaagaaaagaggaaatggACGTATTGGTCAACATTTTGGACCTATTTGGAGAAGTAACGGGGCTGAAAACAAACTTCCACAAGTCAACTGTCGACCCTATCTGCTGTGAAGGCGTACAACTGAGCGAAGTTCTACAAAATCTACCGACAAAGCATGGCAATTTCCCTGTCAAGTATCTAGGTCTACCGTTGTCTACAACACGCCTAAAGACGGTGGACTTCCAACCTCTAGTGGACAAGGTTGTTGGCAAACTTAGCAGTTAGAGCGGAAGGAACATGATAGCAGCCGGATGGCTTACACTTGTCAAATCCGTCCTGACCTCACAACCCGTCTATCTACTTACAGCCCTACAAGTACCTAAAGAAATCATGAAGCTCATCAACGCTAAGAGAAAACAGGTCCTATGGGCTGGAACCAAAAATATCACAAGTGGGAAGTGCAAGGTAAACTGGGTCCGGTCGGCCAGGCCTAGGAAAGGGGGCGGACTCGGAGTTCTACACCTTAGAAAGTTCTCCAAAGCACTACGTCCTTGCTGGCTATGGCAGGAATGGATGAACGAGGGTCCGCATTGGGAGGGATGTGATATCCCTTGCTCACAAGCCGATTACAATTGGAGATGGCAAGAAAACATCATTCTGGGATAGTGGTTAGGTCAGTGGACAAAGGCCGAGGGACATGGCGCTGAACTTGTTTAGCATCTCCAGGAGAAAGAACAGATTGTTGTATGATGCGGTGACTGATGATGCCTGGATACGGGATTTAAACCTTCTACATCGTGGTTTCTCTGTGACACATTTTATTGAGTACCACCACCTATGGGTTGAAGTCAACCGGGTGCAGCTTAGACCGGATCTCCCGGACACCATCGTATGGAAGCTCACGACAGACGGGCAGTATACTTCACAGTCGGCCTACCGAGTGCAATTCCTAGGATCCACGACAACTATTTTGAGAACCTCATTTGGAAAGCTTGGGCACTGGCAAAGTGTAAGTTCTTTAGTTGGCTTGCTATCCGGGACAGGGTATGGACAGCAGATCGTCTAGCACGTCGGGGATGGCCCAGTAATCCACGTTGTGCGCTATGTAATGCAACACAAGAGACCGGAATTCACCTTTTTGCCGACTATAACTTTACAAAGAAAATTTTGATAGAGATGAGTGCATGGATAAGGTGTGCAAATATTGACCCGAGCCATTGGGACAGGCATGACTTCCTACACAATTGGTGGACAGCTTTAGTGAGTGCTTAGGTGATCGGCAAAAAAGGGTTGCGAAGCCTAATTATCCTTGTCCTGTGGGAAATTTGGACGGAGAGAAACGCTTGGATATTTCAACATAAGGAGCAAACAGTGTGTCGCATAGTTAACAAGATAAAAGATCAGGTGGCCACATGGATTGTGGCAGGAGCTAAACATTTAGAGTCTTTCAATAACGTGGCACGGTTGTTGTAGTTTCCCCTAACGGAGCTTTTTGTATGTCTTTATCATGTGAAGAGATGAGCGTGTACAGAGTGTACATAACTTTTCTTGTATTCTGCCCGTCGAGCTTTCCtcttttttaatatagcagcagctctcctgttggctcgttcaaaaaaaaatcaaacatacCTCACAACTGATCATCATTCGAGTTGAAAAGTACTACTATCTCCatccttaaatatatgatgtttaggacatCATAtaaggacggagggagtaaatctTGAAGGTTGCAGACATTCGtctggaaaaaaaatagtttggaGTGTGTTTTGGCTGTGGGATCGTTGGTACAGGCACACGAAAAGAGTGAGACCGAAGTCTCACCAAACGGGGCATTATCTGGAGCCGCTTCCTCGCTCCATCTCTCTACTTACGCACAGCTAGCTGTTGGGCCATTGCCTTTGCTTGCATTCCCAGGAACCCGATGCTTTCTTTGCAACAACCACCTCCCTCCTTCCAACCTTGTGCTCCAAGTGACAAAACAAACAAGACGCCCAAAACTACTTTTccgtttcttttttcatttctcAATAATTGGAGGCCACAGCAAATTTCTAATcgttctttttttatatatatattcgAGTGGATGTACCTCGGTTTAGGTCGCAATGGCTCACTCATGATGCAGCTGGCAGGTTGACTGTTGCTGGATTCAGTTGATACGTCGCCTGCATTATTTCCTAAGCTTTGCTATTATCGTACGTGGACGCAATGCTCCTTTGAAATCCATGAATTATTGCTATGTCTTTCGAACGAGAAGGTAGCAtcccttataaaaaaaaatccacggATCATTTATTACTATGTTTTTTCGAACGAGAAGGTAGTATGAACTGAGATCTGAGAACATGTCACCTCTGAAATGGTGGGTGGTTTTTATCATTCTGTCTCTGTGATCTGGAAACTATCAGGTGAACTAGAATTGAAGTTACAATTGAACTCATGTCAAGGCTTTGATGTATCTTGCGTTATATTGGACGCACCGCCGGCTGAGATGAAACGTCGTTTTCGCATTGTCCTTGGTAAAGTAATTAGGAAACGAATATGCTCTGGTGGTCTGTTCTTTGTTGCTGCAATAGGAACCAAGAGTGATGGCTAGGTATGACCAAAACAAGTGACCACCATGCCAACCGCAAGGCAAGGTAAAAACTGGATGTATGGACGCTACTGCTATGGTCCAACGGGTTATTATATTACGGTCAACATTAGGGTTCATCAGTCCGCACATCACGGAGTAACAGAAGTAATTAAAGAGACTTGACTGTCGACAACCAAACACAGGCTACACAAGTTACCTATAGGCACATCGAATGAACTCCTATATCAGAAGATATATGCAAAATttgcatttaaaaaaaaacagatttcTTTCTTCCACCGAGCCAAGGAAAAACACCTTGATTCTTTTAACCTTGGCACCATTCACCCTTAAATTTTGTCACTGAAGAGAGTCACGGATTCGGCATGTTTGCAGCACCTCTACGATACCATGCCATGTCGTAATTCATCTTTCCGGCACCAACTCTCGCTGTTCCTGGCATCGTTTTCTATGCTGGCGGTGGCCCAAGACCAGTAATCTAGAACATATGTTCGTTGTCACATACCTAGGCAACATATTTGCCCATCTACTGCAGCAACAACATGGCAGCATGTTGCACGATGCCTTATAGCCTCGCCAAGGAAGCATCCACTGACCAGCTGCACCAAAGCAAAGCGCCTAACCGCCCACCTTACACGCGCGCCCCAGCACCTTCCCCCCTGTAAACTCTGATCATAAAAGTGCGTCGCCCTcgctctcttcctcttcctcttcaaaggagaacatctctctctctctctctctctctctctctctctctctctctctctctctctctctctcttcttggAGCCTGGAGAAGACGAAGGAACAGGGAGCAGAGGAACATTCAAGTTGCTGCGACGGCTGAAATCTGAAGTAAGCATCCATTCATTCAGAGTGCCGTCTGGTCTTAATGTTTCTTGATTCCAACTTCCCATGTTCAGTACTGTTTGTATCTGGTTTCGATTTGTTGTGCTCATTTATTCATTCTAtgccttttgagttttgacaacGTAATTTATAAACTTGTCAACGAGCCTGCGCTAGATTTGGAGAAGTAATTATTTTGCTGCATTGCTATAGTGCTGGTTATCATTATGCACTTGTGTCAACATTGCAATGTAAACTAATCAATCTGCATCGTTGTAATCTGAAGCCACCAAAATAGCATTGTGCATCCTTCTCACTTTCTCATGAAAATGATAAATTGTAGTTTGAGCGATGGTcaagttttttgttttcttaTATTGTTCTTAGCACAATAGGCATTTGAAAGCTTTTTTAAACGAAATAGGCATTTGAAATTGAAGTCAACTGATCTAGTAGGCTGTTCGCATGTGTCTTCTGGGATCCCATGCTATGTCAAACAGAAGTGCACATAAAAAGCAATAAATCAGTAACTCTACTCATTGTTTGGTGGATGGCTATTATGTCAACTGGAAAAGGCTAGACAACGTGTGATGATTTTCATGACATAATTGAGTTGAGCTGTCTACCCATGCCTTTACGGCAATGGTAGCCATGTTAGACGCAACTAGCTTATCAGCCCATACATCTGCATCAGCATGAGTTTGTTGCTTTAGGCTAATTGAGATTCATCCGTTTTAACATTAAAAAAGATGCATACGATCAATTTCTTAttataaaagaagaaaaggaaaaaatcaaTCCAGGTTGCAAATTTCTACCATTTTAGTTGGCAACAGAAGGAAAGAAGAATCCAATCGAAAAAAAAGGACAGAATCCTGTGTCAGGGAGATAGATGCAGCAGAACTTTCCATCTATTTTGCACAAAAGAAGAGACTTATCATCGACATTAAAAGGTCAATTTAAGCATATTTCCTTTTCAACCACTTAGAGCTCACCAACCATGCAAAACTACTTCTTAAGCAACATATTAATATACTATTATAATAAGGGACCACCAAACACATGAAGTGTGCGGTGGAGTGGATAACAATTATAAGGACTTGCATGTGTTTAGTTTCTTCTCTTCTGGTCAGCTCATGAATCATTTGACAGCGACTGTAACCACCTTCCGTTTGTTGTGATCTGATGAGCCCCAGTAGCAGCCTGAGTAGGTAGTAGGTACCAGCTCTCCAAATTGTATGACAGCCAACAGATTGAGTCAAGACTAGCTACTGACTTGTTCGAAAGTTAGGTTGGGTACGTGTACAGTCATGTTCGATAAAGCAGCATATACATATGCAATTGTACAAAATTTGCACTTCCTGATCTTGAGCTGACCAATTTAGTCAATATCTGGGCATATTGGGTTACTTACTACCTTCAAGCCTTGGTGTCTTTATGTGCCTACTTTGTGATGATCAATGTGGTAATGATTAGCCTTATTTGGTATTAGCGTATTATGTGCAGATGTCGGCAGCCGCCAAGTGCCAAACGTCTTTGTGACTGCTACTGGCACATAACAATTAACAATATTAAATAATGTGCAATCTAACAACCATAATATGGACACCATCTTCTACATATGGTTCTTGTCCATGAATCAGGCAGCTTATGAAGACCCCTTGCATTCTTGAATGAACATCAGTGGGTTCCATTGGCTGCTGCAACAAAGGGTACTATAGTCAAACGCTAACTACCTACAGACCAACTGGACCAGATCTGTGCTCAAGTGAGCTTGGGCATCAATAGTTCAATACCACTAATTTACAAGAATAAATAGATACTATCACTTCCACGAACGATTGTATGGCTGTACAACAGCAACGATTCAAGACCAACAGAAACAGGGAGCGAACTTGATATGCTCTTATTTTCTCAAGTGACTAGCATCCGTACCTTGGACTAACTTTTTGGTTTCTTTTTTAACAAATAATTTGAACTCAGGCAAGCAGAGAAACACCAGCTGGTCAAGATGTCAGCTGGTTTACAGCTTGGTGTGATTGGGTCACTTGCCCTTTCCGTTGCATCTTCAGTTGCCATTGTTATCTGCAACAAAGCACTCATCAGCACACTTGGTTTTCCATTCGGTTAGTACAACACACCTTGGCTTTCCAAACATCAATGGAACTTGAACAGTTACCCAGAGCATGATGCTGacttgccttgtttctgaacctATGCAGCTACAACATTAACAAGCTGGCATCTGATGGTGACCTTCTGCACCCTCCATGTGGCACAACGCTTACATTTCTTTGAGCCCAAGGCAATTGATGGACAGACGGTGATACTCTTTGGGTTGCTGAACGGCACCTCGATTGGCCTTCTCAACCTTAGTTTAGGATTCAACTCCATTGGATTCTATCAGGTAAGCTCCATCTGGGTACCTTTCTCTATAAAACACGAGCAAATAAATTAAACTTCGTATGTTCTGCAGATGACAAAATTGGCAATCATACCCTTCACTGTGCTATTGGAGACAATCTTCCTGAAGAAAAGATTCAGGTTTGAGATATAAACTGGCATTTTTCTCATAATATCAGACCTCATTTTCGGTAAAAGTAAAGACAGAAGATAAATTGACATGCATGAAATCTTCTGAATCCATCATGTATTTTTATTCAGGCGAATAATGAAGTTCAGATGTTTTCACATAAACTATTGGACCTTATGACTAATAAATATTTGTTTAGTTTTCTGAGCCAAAATGGTCCTTTTGGTATTAACTGTTATTTCTACTGAGCTAATACCAATTCAATTTTGTGCAGTGAGAGCATCAAGCTTTCTCTTCTGGTCTTACTTCTTGGAGTAGGCATCGCTTCAGTTACTGACCTCAAGCTAAATCTGCTCGGGTCCATCCTTTCTGGCCTCGCTATTGCCACCACTTGTGTTGGTCAAATCGTATCCTACATTTGATAATGATTGTCAATAAAGTTTAGACCTCACTTCTCATTGCAATGTACAGTATCAATAAAGTGGTTCTATTGTAAAAGAAAGCATACAAGGATCCAGTAGTGATAATCTTATAAGCTGTTTACAGTGCCTTTAGGTTATAATTACTATTTTGGGTTTATGAATCACTTGGCATGCATCTGCCACATGTTATCCTTAACCAAAAATTTTCTGAATGAAGCTCACAAATACAATACAGAAGAGATTGAAAGTCTCCTCAACGCAGCTTCTGTACCAATCCGCGCCATACCAGGCAGCAATTTTGTTTGCAACTGGCCCTTTTGTGGATCAACTCCTTACTAACCGCAGTGTCTTCGCACACAAATACTCTGCTCCAGTTTTGGTATGTTCTCGATACTTTGCCCAAATACATGAAAAATGGTATTCTATTAATTATTTAGGGAAATCAACCGATTTAAGAttggagaagatgaagataCCCAACCAGTCAATTCTATAATTTgcagaataaaaaaaaatctaagatCTACAAGATTGCTAGGGTTGACAAGTAAAACTGAAAATACGCATTTCTTCAGTAAGATGCCAAAATGTTAAAAAGATCACAGATATAATTTCATGAAGTAGCCATCATGTTGGGTAACCTGGCTCAAAATTGGTACAGCCTGAAAAACCATTATATATTTGATGCATTTTAATGAAATAAACATGCAAAAACTAAACCCATTTGTAATTTGGTTTGATGGTGAGGCGGATACATGATGGCCATTAACCATGTGAAGTGCTTTACATGCAAATTTATTTCATGTACTGTAAAATGGTCCAGTGATACCTTTGGAAGTAAAACTCAAATCAAATATACAATGGTTTCACCAGTTATTGCTAGAATACATCAGCATTTTCAAGAATTTATTACTCATTTGCCATGTTTTTGCATGTAGCCACTTGCCTGTAATTGGAAGAGTCTAACGTATACCTAAACTTTGGACAGAGAATGACATGAAAATTGATCCTCTCTATATGAACACATATGTAGGCTTTCATTGTCCTATCTTGCTTGATTGCGGTGTCTGTGAACTTCAGTACATTCCTCGTGATTGGAACAACATCCCCGGTGACATACCAGGTGCTTGGCCACCTTAAGACATGCTTGGTTCTATCATTTGGTTACACTCTATTACATGATCCTTTCACTCTACGGAACATATTGGGCATTCTGGTAGCCATATTTGGGATGGCACTGTACTCCTACTTCTCAGTGAGAGAAAGCAAGAAGAAGTCAACAAATGATGCTCTGCCAGTTTCACAGGTCTGATTTTGCCCCAATCCTTGAATAACCTACATTAGCATACATATTAATCATGGAGACACAGTTGttatgatacaaaataaaatgaaactGATAAGCATATAACAGTCATGCCGATGACTACCTGCTTCCTATGTTTAGCAGCAATAATCAAGAGTCCATTTTAATCGAACTAAATATATTAGTGGTTCAACCTTCTATGATGGTGCAACTGCGATGAAATAGACATTGACATTTGAAAAATAACTTTAAATTGAATAGAGTTGGTATACTAtacttacaagttacaactgCTTATGGCATAAAAAGGTAATAAGAAATAACATGGCACAGATATACAAACTATGGTGCCTCCAATATTGTGAAATAGATTGATGCCTGTAACTTGAGAATCATGTGTTCTACAAGTGCTTTAGAGAATTATTTAGCTTCTGGATGTAATGCCAAACATGCTCTACACAGATCCAACATAATTTACATGACAAGTGTATGCAATCAAAACTGCCAAATCGTCATTGAAACACACTTTAGTTTACAGCCTTTTCAGTTCACCCTTTTGATGTTTTTCTTATGTATGTAGATGCCAGATAAGGAGGCTGAACCACTTTTGGCAACGAAAGACAGCAACGACACCAAAAAAGCAAATGGTTTATCTCACGACTGCTAAGGCTTTTCTTGTAGTTTAGGTCTAGTATGAACAACTGCCCTTCGAATTTAAAGGACCTGGAAAGCCATTCATTCCATTCTTGATTTCCTTTTTAGGAAAAGGAAGTTTTTTATATGTGTAGAgaatgtatatttttttatattacaattattatttgattatatttttcaatTTTCACGCAGCAGTTCCAGCTGAAGCTTTACTATTACAGATCTCAAACTATACTTTAGCGCATGTAGTTCTCTATTTCCCTTAGCCAGCCCACAAAATCAAGAAATAAAATCTTGAGACATTCCAGATACCACTTCTATACTGCTATTACAGGTACACAGTAAAACCTGTTAGTCTATCATTAGCTCAGAATCAGTTCCAATTCCAACGTAAATGAAATGGAGGGTAATTTTTTGCTCCAAGTGTATA
This portion of the Setaria viridis chromosome 7, Setaria_viridis_v4.0, whole genome shotgun sequence genome encodes:
- the LOC117864086 gene encoding UDP-xylose transporter 1, coding for MSAGLQLGVIGSLALSVASSVAIVICNKALISTLGFPFATTLTSWHLMVTFCTLHVAQRLHFFEPKAIDGQTVILFGLLNGTSIGLLNLSLGFNSIGFYQMTKLAIIPFTVLLETIFLKKRFSESIKLSLLVLLLGVGIASVTDLKLNLLGSILSGLAIATTCVGQILTNTIQKRLKVSSTQLLYQSAPYQAAILFATGPFVDQLLTNRSVFAHKYSAPVLAFIVLSCLIAVSVNFSTFLVIGTTSPVTYQVLGHLKTCLVLSFGYTLLHDPFTLRNILGILVAIFGMALYSYFSVRESKKKSTNDALPVSQMPDKEAEPLLATKDSNDTKKANGLSHDC